Below is a window of Mucilaginibacter sp. PAMC 26640 DNA.
CATCATTCAAAATATCATGAAGCTAATATTTTCTGTTACGTCAGCTATTATTTTAGCGGGCGCTGTTTTGTCGTGTCAAAGGTCAAAGCCACAAGTAGGGGAAGAATATAGAGGATGGTCGGCCTATGGCGGTACAAAAGATGGCTCTCGATATTCTACCAGTGAGGAAATAAACCTGCAAAATGTGACCCGTTTAAAACAGGTCTGGTTTTATTGTACAAATGATAAAGATACTGCCGGTAAAACACAAAACCAGTGTAACCCAATTATGGTGGAAGGAATGCTATATGGCTCTTCACCCAAACTGAAGCTTTTCTCTCTAAATGCAGCTACCGGTAAACAAAACTGGATCTTTGATCCGGCCTCGGTTGATACTGTTGGGCGAAACCAACCGATGGCTTATTATAAAGTGAACAGAGGTGTGGTTTACTGGCAGGATGCCGATGGCAACAACAAGCGGGTGTTTTACAATGTGGGGAATAAGGTTTACTGCATCGATATACAAACCGGCAAGCCTGTGCTAAACTTCGGTGATGGCGGCTATTTGGACATGACCGAAAACGTGGGCCGCACAGTCCACTCGTTCGTGGCATCTACAACACCCGGGATTATTTATAAAAATGTACTCATCATGGGCGTGCGCGTGGCCGAGAGTGAAGATGCCGCACCTGCACCTATCCGCGCTTATGATGCCCTAACCGGTAAATTACGCTGGAGTTTCAATACCATACCACATCCCGGCGAAAAGGGCTATGAAACCTGGGAGAACAAAGATGCCTGGAAAACACTTGGCGGTGCCAATAACTGGTCGGGTATGTCGCTGGATGAGCAACGCGGAATTGTTTATATCCCAACAGGTTCCATCGGGGGTGATTTTTATGGCGGTAACCGAAAGGGCACTAACCTCTACGCTAATTCGCTGATTGCTCTAAATGCCGGTACAGGTAAATACATCTGGCATTTCCAGTTTGTACACCATGATCTCTGGGACCGCGACCTTCCGGCCAATCCTAACCTGGTGACCATAAAACACAAAGGTAAAATCATAGATGCGGTTGCCCAGATCACCAAGAACGGCTATATTTTTATGTTCGACCGAACGAATGGAAAACCCATTTTCCCGATCAATGAAGTGCCCGTGCCAATTAACGGGCTGCCCGGCGAGCAGCCTTGGCCAACGCAGCCTATCCCCACGTTGCCGCAGCCTTTTGCCCGGCAAAATTTTGGGCCTGGGGATGTTACCGACATCAGCCCGGAAACTCATAAAGATATGATGGGGAAATATCTGAAAGTAAAAAATCGGGCGATGTTCAGTCCGCCAAGCAAGGAAGGCGGCTGGATCTTCCCCGGGTTTGATGGTGGCGGAGAATGGGGCGGGGCTGCGGTAGACCAGCAAACCAAGATCATGTATATCAACAGCAGTGAAATGCCCTGGGCCCAGGTAATGATAGATGTACCTAAGAACGATAAAAATGACCACACACTTGCCGGTGCCGGGCATGCTGTTTATAATCAGCGCTGTATAGCCTGCCACGGTGCAGATTTAAAAGGTAACGGATCCAGCATACCATCATTACTAGTTCTCGAAAAGAAGTACAACGAATTACAGGTACGCAACATTATTGAGAACGGGCGCAATATGATGCCATCGTTCAAAGCCATACCCGAAGGTGAAAAGAAGGCACTAGTCAGCTTTTTGCTCAAGCTGCCCGAGAAGGAAGCAACCGGCCCAACAGGCAGGGGCGGCTTACAGCAAACATTAACAGTTGATAAGAATAGTTTGCCATCTGCACCTTATACCATGGCAGGCTACAACCGGTTTGTTGATAAAGACGGATACCCGGGCATTAAACCGCCATGGGGTACTTTAAACGCAGTGGATCTTACCACTGGTAAACTGTTATGGAAAGTACCGCTGGGGGAATTTGCTGAACTCACTAAAAAAGGCATCCCCATCACGGGTACAGAAAATTATGGCGGTCCGCTGGTTACCAAAGGTGGCTTGGTTTTTATAGCCGCCACCAAAGATGAAAAGATTTGTGCATTTGACAAAAAAAACGGTAAGATGGTTTGGCAGGCTCAACTTCCGGCAGCTGGGTACGCCACACCAGCTGCATATGAGATAGACGGGAAGCAATATATTGTGATAGCATGCGGCGGCGGCAAGATCGGTAGCAAATCGGGAGATAGTTATGTGGCGTTTGCATTGTAACCAATTGATTTGTTAAAAGATTTAAATTATTATCGCTAAACATTTACCTCTAAAGAAATGTTATTTCGCTATAATTCTTTTATAGTGGAAAATCAATATAGCAATGAATTTGCCGCTGAAGATAATTCTTCAGGAGGCACCACCCGGCGTGGGTTTTTATCGCAACTAACGTTCGCCGGTGCAGGGTTAACGCTTGCACCTATACTCACTGGTACCCGGGTTGAAGCAGCAGAGAATGCTCCTGCAGAAGCTACAGCGGTAGAAAATAATGCAATAAGCCTTACTGTTAATGGCAAAAAGTATAGCCTGGAATCTGATTCAAGGGTTACTTTGCTGGATGCGTTGCGCGAGCGGTTAGCGATGCCCGGCACCAAAAAAGGCTGCGACCACGGGCAATGCGGTGCTTGCACCGTATTGGTCAA
It encodes the following:
- a CDS encoding pyrrolo-quinoline quinone — encoded protein: MKLIFSVTSAIILAGAVLSCQRSKPQVGEEYRGWSAYGGTKDGSRYSTSEEINLQNVTRLKQVWFYCTNDKDTAGKTQNQCNPIMVEGMLYGSSPKLKLFSLNAATGKQNWIFDPASVDTVGRNQPMAYYKVNRGVVYWQDADGNNKRVFYNVGNKVYCIDIQTGKPVLNFGDGGYLDMTENVGRTVHSFVASTTPGIIYKNVLIMGVRVAESEDAAPAPIRAYDALTGKLRWSFNTIPHPGEKGYETWENKDAWKTLGGANNWSGMSLDEQRGIVYIPTGSIGGDFYGGNRKGTNLYANSLIALNAGTGKYIWHFQFVHHDLWDRDLPANPNLVTIKHKGKIIDAVAQITKNGYIFMFDRTNGKPIFPINEVPVPINGLPGEQPWPTQPIPTLPQPFARQNFGPGDVTDISPETHKDMMGKYLKVKNRAMFSPPSKEGGWIFPGFDGGGEWGGAAVDQQTKIMYINSSEMPWAQVMIDVPKNDKNDHTLAGAGHAVYNQRCIACHGADLKGNGSSIPSLLVLEKKYNELQVRNIIENGRNMMPSFKAIPEGEKKALVSFLLKLPEKEATGPTGRGGLQQTLTVDKNSLPSAPYTMAGYNRFVDKDGYPGIKPPWGTLNAVDLTTGKLLWKVPLGEFAELTKKGIPITGTENYGGPLVTKGGLVFIAATKDEKICAFDKKNGKMVWQAQLPAAGYATPAAYEIDGKQYIVIACGGGKIGSKSGDSYVAFAL